The uncultured Hyphomonas sp. genome includes a region encoding these proteins:
- a CDS encoding MaoC family dehydratase has product MTAQTKSNPGNYFEDFSIGMELVHATPQTVTEGDIALYRALTGNRYAQYSSAEFAKAAGLPGLAIDPVHAFHVVFGKSVPDISLNAVANLGYADGRIRRPIMPGDTLNTVSEVIGMKENSNKRTGVVWVRTRGYNQNGIEVMSFVRWVMVNKWEEDAAVPPAHIPDLPDAVPGSELEGFAPMEDWDFSLAGSSHGYEDYEIGEKINHVDGTTVEEAEHQIATRLYQNTAKVHFDAHGQKSSRFGRRLIYGGVVISIARSLAFNGLANAGQMLAINAGTHASPLFAGDTIYAWSEVLDKADLSDKAGALRLRLVAVKDQDPGAFAYKTGDGKYADGVLLDFDYWAAIPKTAGR; this is encoded by the coding sequence ATGACCGCACAGACAAAATCCAATCCCGGCAATTATTTCGAGGACTTCTCGATCGGCATGGAACTCGTCCATGCCACGCCCCAGACCGTGACCGAGGGCGATATCGCGCTCTACCGCGCGCTGACCGGCAATCGCTACGCCCAGTATTCCTCGGCTGAGTTTGCAAAGGCTGCGGGCCTGCCGGGTCTCGCCATCGACCCTGTCCACGCCTTCCACGTCGTCTTCGGCAAATCGGTGCCGGACATCTCGCTGAATGCCGTTGCCAACCTCGGCTATGCCGATGGCCGCATCCGCCGCCCGATCATGCCCGGCGACACGCTGAACACCGTGTCCGAAGTCATCGGCATGAAGGAAAACTCCAACAAGCGCACCGGCGTCGTCTGGGTCCGCACACGCGGCTACAACCAGAACGGCATCGAGGTCATGTCCTTCGTGCGCTGGGTGATGGTCAACAAGTGGGAAGAGGATGCCGCGGTGCCGCCCGCCCACATTCCGGACCTGCCGGATGCCGTACCGGGCAGCGAGCTGGAAGGCTTCGCTCCGATGGAAGACTGGGACTTCTCGCTCGCAGGCTCCTCCCATGGCTATGAAGACTATGAGATCGGCGAGAAGATCAATCACGTTGACGGCACGACGGTCGAAGAGGCCGAGCACCAGATCGCAACGCGCCTCTACCAGAACACCGCCAAGGTTCACTTCGACGCCCACGGCCAGAAATCCAGCCGTTTCGGAAGGCGCCTCATCTATGGCGGCGTGGTGATCTCGATTGCCCGCTCGCTCGCCTTCAACGGCCTTGCCAATGCCGGCCAGATGCTGGCCATCAATGCCGGCACGCACGCCAGCCCTCTGTTCGCCGGCGACACGATCTATGCGTGGAGCGAAGTGCTGGACAAGGCAGACCTGTCGGACAAGGCAGGGGCCCTGCGCCTGCGCCTCGTGGCCGTGAAGGACCAGGATCCCGGCGCCTTCGCCTACAAGACCGGCGACGGCAAATATG
- a CDS encoding serine hydrolase domain-containing protein, which yields MTDFPISGFTAAGLENVRTVFEANFADMDELGAGFAVYHRGELVASLLGGWADRQKSKPWGAETLVPVYSTTKGIAAFVLASLVDTLPDGYETPVAAVWPEFAANGKDAVTIGQALSHQAGLPGFAEEIDPELWLDPPACAAAIAELAPMWPPGTAHGYHPLTWGYITGEIARRISGETLGTTLKSMFGDLDFHIGLPASEHERCADIKRPNALADLGELNDYRKAAFVYKWSAPNRGGAIWREIEIPSANGHGTAESVGAIYHHYARSSGGKLRDGIFEDLIRPRTHGPDLVLPLETSFGAGIMLNTHGLFGPNPATLGHSGWGGSMAVSDPDAELTCAYVMNRQSNVLVGDPRAVRLVEAVYAAL from the coding sequence ATGACTGACTTCCCGATTTCCGGCTTTACTGCCGCTGGCCTTGAAAACGTGCGCACCGTCTTCGAGGCGAACTTCGCAGACATGGACGAGCTTGGCGCAGGCTTCGCCGTCTATCACCGCGGCGAACTGGTCGCTTCGCTTCTTGGCGGCTGGGCCGACCGGCAGAAATCGAAACCATGGGGCGCAGAGACGCTGGTGCCGGTCTATTCGACCACCAAGGGCATCGCCGCCTTCGTGCTCGCTTCCCTCGTCGATACGCTGCCGGATGGATACGAAACCCCGGTCGCCGCCGTGTGGCCGGAATTCGCCGCGAACGGAAAAGACGCCGTGACCATTGGCCAGGCGCTAAGCCACCAGGCCGGCCTGCCGGGCTTTGCGGAAGAGATCGATCCGGAGCTCTGGCTGGACCCACCTGCTTGCGCCGCAGCTATTGCAGAGCTCGCACCAATGTGGCCGCCGGGCACCGCGCACGGCTACCATCCGCTGACCTGGGGCTATATCACAGGGGAGATCGCCCGCCGCATCAGCGGCGAGACGCTCGGCACGACGCTGAAGTCGATGTTCGGGGATCTGGATTTCCATATCGGCCTGCCCGCCAGCGAACATGAGCGCTGCGCCGATATCAAACGCCCGAACGCCCTCGCAGACCTTGGCGAGCTGAACGACTACCGGAAGGCGGCCTTCGTCTACAAATGGTCTGCGCCCAACCGGGGCGGCGCCATCTGGCGTGAGATCGAGATTCCGTCCGCCAATGGCCATGGTACCGCTGAAAGCGTCGGCGCGATTTACCATCACTATGCCCGCAGCAGCGGCGGCAAACTGCGCGATGGCATCTTCGAAGACCTGATCCGTCCACGCACGCACGGCCCCGATCTCGTCCTGCCGCTGGAGACCAGCTTCGGCGCGGGCATCATGCTGAACACGCACGGCTTGTTCGGCCCGAACCCGGCAACGCTCGGCCATTCCGGCTGGGGCGGATCGATGGCGGTGTCCGATCCGGATGCGGAACTCACCTGCGCCTATGTCATGAACCGGCAATCGAACGTGCTGGTCGGAGACCCGCGCGCCGTGCGTCTCGTTGAAGCTGTCTACGCCGCCCTCTGA
- a CDS encoding CoA ester lyase, translating to MASSTHRPRRSCLYMPGANERALEKARGLAADTLLLDLEDAVAPDAKLTAREAILSAVKQGGYGYREIVIRMNGLSTEWGADDLKMAVSSGAKAVLAPKVESAADIHALDTALTEAGAPADFGLWVMIEMPKAILHIEKIAATASETRLTTFVMGTNDLAKEYRARMTRDRIAFQTALQLTIAAARAYGVTAIDGVFNDIKDEDGLTFECEQGRDLGFDGKTLIHPSQLDTANRVFAPSHNDVEQAKAVIEAFADPANAGKGVLKVNGKMTELLHLDEARRTVAMDEAIRAFETA from the coding sequence ATGGCTTCATCGACGCACCGCCCGCGCCGCTCCTGTCTCTACATGCCGGGGGCCAATGAACGCGCCCTCGAAAAGGCGCGCGGCCTTGCCGCTGACACGCTGTTGCTGGACCTGGAAGATGCCGTGGCGCCGGACGCGAAGCTGACCGCGCGCGAAGCGATCCTCAGCGCTGTGAAACAGGGCGGTTATGGCTATCGCGAGATCGTCATCCGCATGAATGGGCTCAGCACCGAATGGGGCGCCGATGATCTGAAAATGGCTGTTTCGAGCGGTGCAAAGGCCGTTTTGGCGCCGAAAGTCGAATCTGCCGCGGATATTCACGCGCTCGATACGGCGCTGACTGAGGCCGGTGCCCCGGCTGATTTCGGCCTCTGGGTCATGATCGAGATGCCGAAGGCCATCCTGCATATCGAGAAAATCGCCGCGACCGCCTCCGAGACACGCCTCACCACTTTTGTGATGGGCACGAACGACCTCGCCAAGGAATACCGCGCCCGGATGACGCGCGACCGGATCGCTTTCCAGACTGCCCTGCAGCTGACCATCGCGGCCGCTCGCGCCTATGGCGTGACGGCCATCGATGGCGTCTTCAACGACATCAAGGATGAGGATGGCCTGACCTTCGAATGCGAGCAGGGCCGCGACCTGGGCTTCGACGGCAAGACGCTGATCCACCCGTCGCAGCTGGACACCGCCAACCGTGTTTTCGCGCCGAGCCATAATGACGTGGAACAGGCCAAGGCCGTGATCGAGGCCTTCGCCGACCCGGCCAATGCCGGCAAGGGCGTGCTGAAGGTGAATGGCAAGATGACCGAGCTGCTCCATCTCGACGAAGCCCGCCGCACCGTGGCGATGGATGAGGCCATCCGCGCCTTCGAAACGGCCTGA
- a CDS encoding arsenate reductase family protein, which yields MSYTILHNPNCSTSRKGLEMLKEAGVEPDVRKYMNATERLSVDELKDIAKKMGGVSPREFMRSKDAPAAGIDAGSSDEAIFEAMAENPKLIQRPIGIKGKKAVLGRPPEDLLKLV from the coding sequence ATGAGCTACACCATCCTGCACAATCCGAACTGTTCGACGTCCCGCAAGGGGCTGGAGATGCTGAAAGAGGCTGGTGTCGAGCCGGACGTGCGTAAATACATGAATGCCACTGAGCGGCTTTCGGTCGACGAGCTGAAAGACATCGCGAAAAAGATGGGCGGCGTCTCCCCGCGGGAATTCATGCGTTCCAAGGACGCGCCTGCGGCCGGGATCGATGCAGGTTCCAGCGATGAGGCCATTTTCGAGGCCATGGCGGAAAACCCGAAGCTGATCCAGCGCCCGATCGGCATCAAGGGCAAGAAGGCCGTGCTGGGCCGCCCGCCGGAAGATCTGCTGAAACTCGTCTGA
- a CDS encoding LysE family translocator, whose protein sequence is MFASLDWPAFIIAMLAVELTPGPNMGWLATLSARAGRDHGLKAVAGVTLGLAIQLLAAATGLSALLAGSVTLYEALRWGGVLFMLYLAWEAFRDDGSAPPAMANKLAGFRRGLIANLLNPKALVFYLLVVGQFADPRLGHLWLQILLLGSLHILLSLIVHVTIVLVADRLGGVLEKWRTSFAARLCFGLALAVVALWIAMSTSRA, encoded by the coding sequence ATGTTCGCCTCGCTCGACTGGCCTGCCTTCATCATTGCCATGCTGGCGGTTGAGCTGACGCCCGGCCCAAATATGGGCTGGCTCGCCACCCTGTCGGCACGCGCAGGCCGGGATCATGGCCTGAAAGCGGTCGCCGGGGTCACACTCGGCCTCGCCATCCAGCTGCTGGCGGCCGCGACCGGCCTCTCCGCCCTGCTCGCCGGATCGGTCACGCTCTATGAGGCACTGCGTTGGGGCGGCGTTCTCTTCATGCTCTATCTTGCCTGGGAAGCTTTCCGGGACGATGGTTCCGCCCCGCCTGCCATGGCGAACAAGCTGGCGGGATTCCGGCGCGGCCTGATCGCGAACCTGCTGAACCCCAAGGCGCTGGTGTTCTACCTTCTGGTCGTCGGCCAGTTCGCCGATCCGCGCCTCGGACATCTCTGGCTGCAGATCCTGCTGCTCGGCAGCCTGCACATCCTCCTGTCGCTGATCGTCCATGTGACCATCGTTCTGGTGGCGGACCGTCTTGGCGGCGTTCTGGAGAAATGGCGCACCTCTTTTGCCGCGCGCCTCTGCTTTGGCCTGGCGCTCGCCGTCGTGGCCCTCTGGATCGCGATGTCGACCTCACGGGCCTGA
- the rarD gene encoding EamA family transporter RarD: MSSSQRFGFLVGLTAYFIWGSLPLYIRAMRHVLPQELLAHRVVWSVPTAMVLIALAGNWHDIRAAFRWRTAKWLILSGLIIGLNWGVYIWAVNADRTIEASLGYFINPLVSVLFGMVFFAEKLRPAQWASVAIAAVGVGVVTIAYGHVPWIALVLCFSFASYGVIRKKMAVDSRAGFLMEVVVLVPLAVGWLTWFAQQPDGRLMGQGGWDIPLLIAAGPITAFPLILFALAAKRLKLSTIGMMQYIGPSIQFLIAIFIFREPFGTTLAIAFGFIWLALAVFTVDSMVGEAKARRLARAARPA; the protein is encoded by the coding sequence ATGTCTTCGAGCCAGCGTTTCGGATTCCTTGTCGGCCTGACGGCCTATTTCATCTGGGGCAGCCTGCCGCTGTACATCCGGGCGATGCGGCATGTCCTCCCGCAGGAATTGCTGGCGCACCGGGTGGTCTGGTCCGTGCCGACCGCGATGGTGCTGATCGCGCTGGCCGGGAACTGGCACGATATCCGCGCCGCGTTCCGTTGGCGTACGGCAAAGTGGCTGATCCTGTCAGGCCTGATCATCGGTCTCAACTGGGGTGTCTATATCTGGGCGGTGAATGCCGACCGGACGATCGAGGCCTCGCTCGGCTATTTCATCAATCCGCTGGTCAGCGTCCTGTTCGGCATGGTGTTCTTTGCCGAGAAGCTGCGTCCGGCGCAGTGGGCCTCCGTTGCGATAGCGGCAGTGGGTGTCGGCGTCGTGACGATTGCATACGGCCATGTTCCCTGGATCGCGCTGGTCCTGTGCTTCAGTTTTGCCTCCTATGGCGTGATCCGGAAGAAGATGGCGGTCGACAGCCGGGCAGGCTTCCTGATGGAAGTGGTCGTCCTGGTGCCGCTGGCCGTGGGTTGGCTCACCTGGTTTGCACAGCAGCCGGATGGCCGGCTGATGGGGCAGGGCGGCTGGGATATCCCGCTGCTGATCGCGGCGGGCCCGATTACGGCCTTTCCGCTGATCCTGTTCGCGCTGGCGGCCAAACGGCTGAAACTGTCGACCATCGGCATGATGCAATATATCGGGCCCAGCATTCAGTTCCTGATCGCGATCTTCATCTTCCGGGAGCCTTTTGGCACGACGCTGGCCATCGCTTTCGGCTTCATCTGGCTGGCGCTGGCCGTGTTCACCGTGGATTCCATGGTTGGCGAGGCGAAAGCCCGGCGGCTGGCCCGCGCGGCGCGGCCTGCCTGA